The Hemiscyllium ocellatum isolate sHemOce1 chromosome 1, sHemOce1.pat.X.cur, whole genome shotgun sequence DNA window aacattgaatattttcaagcagTTACATACCGTTCTTAGGGCTATAGGGATCAAAgggtgaaagcaggaacagaggactgagttggatgatcagccctgatcatactgaatggcaatgcaggctcaaagggccgaatggcccattcCTCCTTATAAATCCATGTTTAGGTTTCCATTTTTAAACAGTCACTGGTCCAGAGATCACCGCCACGAGTAAATGCCACCAGTTGTCAGTGTTTAGTGACAGAGTCGAAAAAGAGAAACCGTTTCCTCTGGTTAGAGACACCCTGAACAAAGGGCCAGACCATTAAAAATTAGAGAAAGGCCGCTAAGGGAGCAAAATCAGCTAACACCTTTTCCACAccgagggcataatctcagaatagggACTCACCaatgaagacagagatgagaaggaatttcttctctcataggGTCATGGTTCTGTGGGGATTCTTTATTGACAGAGAGCTATCGAGGCTGAGTCAtcgagtatattcaaggctgagatagattttttaaTAAATGAGGGGCTTAGTATGGCGAGATGACGGTGAGATGATGGTGTTGTGGTGATATCACCGGATTaataatctagagacccagaatGATGCTCGAGGAtataggtttgaatcccaccctgACAGATGACCATCGTCAATTGTCGTAAAAACCAActtggttcactaacgtcctttagggaagtaaatctgCTGTGCTTGACTATGactcagacccacagtgatgtggttgactttaAACTAccatctgggtaattagggatgagcaataagcaCCGGCCTAGCTATCAACTCACATGGAtgacttaaaaaaaagtcatggtTTATTATTTGTGTGGGATAAGGTACTGAGGAATATACAGCTGAACAGCATTGAGCCAAGCAACTGCTGAAACAGATTGCAGGGACTGAATTTCCTCTTTCTACTCTTGTGTAACAGACTTAAGGGTTTGAATGGTTTCcttttcctgtgtaacaggcttgaggggctgaatggcctcctcttgtttcTGTGCGACTGGCTCAAGAGGATGAATGGCTCCTACTGTCCTGTgtgacaggtttgaggggctgaatggcctcctcctgtttctgtgagATCAGGTGAGAAGTCTTTATGGGCTGAAATGAGCCTTGCTACCACAGGGGGTAATTTGGTTATCATCAGTGAAGGAAGCAGGATCTGTGGACAAGGAAGGAGAGAATTGAAATAGATGTTGATAGTTTGAGATGGGCCAGAGGGGCTGGAAAGAGATTTATATGGAGTATAACCACCAGGAAGACTACAGATCCCTGTGCTGTACAGTCTGTTGGTTCTCAGTGCATGTACAGGAGTCAAAGTCGGAAGCAGAAAAGGCACTCATCATTAAGGTTCTTTTAGTTGCACACAGAATGTGgccgtcactggctgggcccaatatttatttcccattccttgttacccttgagaaggtgtgaatgagctgccttcttgaaatactGCAGAGGGGAGGCAATGAATTCTTATTGGGCTGGTAATTCAGAAACCCCAGGTAATGTCTGGGAACCTGGGATTGAATCTCACCACATCAGagggtgaaattttaattcaaccaagaaaaaactggaattaaaactCTAATCATGACCATGAAGTGATTGTGGTCAAAACacatctggctcattaatgtcctttagggaaggaaatctgccgctctggcctacatgtgactccacacccacagcaatgtggttgactccgaACTGCTCCGAAATGCATTTCCACCACCCATTCAGTGTGGGCAGGAAACTGTATGATCACAGTAAGAGAAAAGAATTCCataacccaccctcccccacccttcaGCAGATTGATTTGACTAGGGCAGTAGGTCTGGTGATTTTTACACACTCTAAAGCACAACTACAGCCCACGCATCCACGCCCATATCTTCAATACAGACCACCAACCACACCCTGCCCAGCTCCCAGAGCACAGCTGAGGTACTACACTTGGGATCTTACTGTTTCCTATGGTCCAGtatcactgactcactcactcacatatgTGCTCACTCGCTCTcattcacacattctcacacacgcacatgcacacacactcacaaacacactgtcacacataTTCTCTCACATATGTGTACATACATTATCttatacacactcatacactcacactgacacactctcacacatacatattatctctcatgcacacactctcacatatgcacacacaccctctcacactgacacactctcacagacacacactctcacacatacatattatctctcatacacacactctcacacatccacacacacacatacacacataccctctcacactgacacactcacagacacacactatcACGCATACATATATATTAtctttcatacacacactctcacatatacacacacacacacacacaccctcgcactgtcacactctctcgcaaacactgtcacactcccatacactctcacatatacGCACACAAGGTTAGGATCCTAAAGCCTGGTACCAGTCTTACTTGTGATTCATTGAGGTGCAGGGCAGTTGCCAGCAGTAGCCTCTCAGAGCCCACCATGTACTGCTGCCGGGCAAACTCCTCCTCCAGACGGGCCAGCTGCTCATGGCTGAAGATTGTCCGTACCCTTTTGGACTTGGCACCTTTCGATTTGAGTGGAGTGAGGGCGGCTCTGGCCAGTGGATATTCTGGGGATGGGGAGGTGAACACAGATAGACATAAGAGCCAGCTTATCCAAGCCAGCTCAATACAAGAtaccccaccccccagccccaaATAAATCctaactctccctccccaccAAAAAAAATCTGCTCTAATACTAGGGACTGTTTTCCCTTTCAATATTGATGGAAGTAAAAAAAAGCATCACATTTTCTCAGCCTATTACAGGAGGCCATTTGTGCCATCTTTGGAGAGCTGACCATTGCTACTTTCCCCCACCCCAAACTCCAATTTATCTTTGAAAGTTataaaaacagaatgtgctggGCAGCGCTGGCAGATTAGTggacacagtcacagagtcatacagcacggaaacagacccttcgttccaaccagtATATGCTGACCATAGTCCCACcagcctgcgcttggcccatatccctccaaacatttctcatacatccaaatatattttaaatgcttcctcatccacacttcctctggcatttcagtCCACACATGAGCCAATCTCTATgttcttttacaacctctctcctctcaccttaaaaatacattCCCCTTGCCTTgaatcccccacaccagggaaaagacacctgtcaatcaccttatccatgcccctctataaggtcaccccttgacctcccacgctccagtgaaaaatatcccatcctattccagcctctccttctttctcaaaccctccattcctggcaacatcttggtaaatcttttctcagccctctctccagctgaataatatccttcctgtaacagggtgaccagaactggacgcagagtcaacatttcaggtccagtgtgaCTCACTGAgtgagaggttttttttaaaaaaattctcttcCCACGTCATTTTAAACCAAGCTCTTCGGAGTCttaatcaaaaacagaagttgctggaaaagttcagcagggcTGGCAACATCTGTACAGGGAAATCAGAGTCGGtgaacccaaaacgttgactttgatttctctgcacagatgctgccagacctgctgagcttttccagcaacttctgtttttttttaaatgtttctgatttacagcatctccagttctttcaggttttatCGTCGTCTTAATCCCTTCATGACCAGGAAGAGCTCCTCCCCATTTACTCGATCCGGCCCACTCCTGACTGTGAAAACCCCTACCAGTTCTCCACTCTGCTTTCTCGCTAAAGAGAACAATCCCAACTTTTTAAATCTGTCCTCACTTTTGAAGTTTCTCATTTCTGGAAGCAGGGGATGTGGATAAAAACTGCGACCCACATCTCAGAACTGTCCTGTGTCTAGCCTagcaccagagagagagagagagacagacagagagctcTTACCGTGTGTGTAGTGACCCTCCCTGTAGCCGCTGGTCCGGTAGAGCAGGGGCGCCCCGTAGTAGAGAGGGTAGCCGGCGTGGGAAGGCATTAAGCCCGGGTACAGAGGCTGCGGGACGGCGGGGCTGGTAGCTGGTCCCGGGGGAGCAGGGCTGGAGAGGAGGGCGTCGATGCTGAAGGGCTTGGGGGCAGCCGTCTCTCTGGAGGTGCATTCGGAGCAGAGAGGGGGGCAAGGGAAGGGAGGCGGGTAGGCAAAACCTCCCAGGGTCAGAGCCGGTACCTGCATAGCTGAGGGCAAAAGGGTCCCCAAACTCAAGAGAGCAAATCGAGCCCTCCAGCAATGAGACGGGTCGGTGTGTGTCTGGATGAGTGTGTAGACTTCCACTTGCCCTTATAGAGTGGGGTGTGATGTGTCAGTGACCCCCTGGGGAGCTGTTGTCCCTGTTAAATCCCAGCTGAGAGATGTGAGAGGTGCGCAGGAGAAGCCCAGTTAATTGACAGAGTGATATAACACACTGGTGTGTTGTCATTGCAGTAATGACCCCCGACCCATGTCAAAACATCTGCGAGCTTTCAAAAGCCTTGCTTGTGTCCTGGGCTACAGTTTACCGAGACCTGGAAACGTCAGCCTGCAGGCAGCACCTTGATGTTAGTTCAATCATCTCATTAGCATTTAAATGAGaggggctgggggggtggggggaacaaaTCTCTCAGCACTTCACCTTATCTGTGAGCAGAGGGAACACTGTGAAACTATGCTGCTCTAACTTCTGACTCAACAACTGACATTGCTGGCGAAGTAagaagttcataagatataggagcagaattgggccattcggcccatcgagtctgctccaccattcgatcatggctgccATGCTCCTCATCCccattgtcctgccttctccccatatcccttcagcccatcatcaattaaaaatctgtctaacccctccttaaatttactcactgtcccagcgtCCACTGCACTTTgtggatagtgaattccacagattcacaaccctctgggagaaggaatttctcctcaactctgtttaaaTTTGCTGCCCCTTACCCTTGGCCTCTCACCCCTAGAATTCCCCAGGAAACATCtgctccatgtctattttatccacaccttttataatcttgaatacttcaatttgatctcccctcattcttctaacttccagagagtataggcctaaactgtacAATCTCTCTTCGTATGATAAACCCTTCagctctgggatcaatctagagaacctcctctgaattacctccaatgccactacagctttcctcaaataaggggacccaTACTGTGCACAacactccaggtgtagtctcaccaatgccttggaTAGTCACAAAAATACTTctttacttttatattctattccttcagctataaaaaccaacattccattcactttctttattcTCTGCTGTACCCGCAAGCGGATTTTCTGTTACTCATGCAGGTTTaccggagtttgcacgttctcccagtgtctgcatgggtttcctccgggtgctccggtttcctcccacagtccaaagatgtgcgggtcaggtgaattggccatgctaaattgcccatagtgttaggtaaggggtaaatgtaggggtatgggtgggtcggtgtggacttgttgggctgaagggcctgttttcacactgtaagtaatctaatctaatccaatcatgAACGggtacacctagatccctctgcactggagTACCCCAAGTTCTCTCCCCATTAAGATAATAGGTCATCTTCCCACTTTTTTCAACCCAAATGCA harbors:
- the LOC132820832 gene encoding homeobox protein not2-like; translated protein: MQVPALTLGGFAYPPPFPCPPLCSECTSRETAAPKPFSIDALLSSPAPPGPATSPAVPQPLYPGLMPSHAGYPLYYGAPLLYRTSGYREGHYTHEYPLARAALTPLKSKGAKSKRVRTIFSHEQLARLEEEFARQQYMVGSERLLLATALHLNESQVKVWFQNRRIKWRKQSLEQQQAKLARLGIVATQASPDSQSTGEGSCPETQHEDQP